Proteins from a genomic interval of Cupriavidus pauculus:
- a CDS encoding type IV pilus modification PilV family protein: MSVQHRFHRSRRRLAAQRGGTLIEVLISIVLVLVALLGTAGLIARSGQSEMESYQRGQALTLLQDMVSRLNANRQAIGCYASGASATVMGTATVPPAACTGGSDAQRAMAVADLAAWNAALLGSAETDGSNKVGAMIGAVGCIEAIDAATQTYRVTVAWQGLAKTAAPALPCGLNRFGNDAHRRVVSVQVRIGVLS; encoded by the coding sequence ATGAGCGTCCAGCATCGCTTCCACCGGAGCCGGCGCCGGCTGGCCGCGCAGCGCGGCGGCACGCTGATCGAGGTGCTGATCTCGATCGTGCTGGTACTCGTGGCCTTGCTGGGCACCGCCGGGCTGATCGCCCGGTCCGGCCAGTCGGAGATGGAGTCTTACCAGCGCGGGCAGGCGCTGACGCTGCTGCAGGACATGGTGAGCCGGCTCAATGCCAATCGCCAGGCCATCGGCTGCTACGCGAGCGGCGCCAGCGCCACGGTCATGGGCACGGCCACGGTGCCGCCGGCCGCCTGCACGGGCGGCAGCGACGCGCAGCGCGCGATGGCCGTGGCGGACCTGGCTGCATGGAACGCCGCGCTGCTGGGCAGCGCCGAGACCGACGGCAGCAACAAGGTTGGCGCGATGATCGGCGCCGTGGGCTGCATCGAGGCCATCGACGCGGCCACCCAGACCTACCGCGTCACCGTGGCCTGGCAGGGCCTTGCCAAGACCGCCGCGCCAGCACTGCCGTGCGGGCTGAACCGCTTCGGCAACGACGCCCACCGCCGCGTGGTCAGCGTGCAGGTGCGGATCGGGGTGCTGTCATGA
- a CDS encoding PilW family protein codes for MARQRVTRGRPLARQRGLSLVELMVAMTLTLLLLTAMAALYFQTSRTRNAFVESGEQMENGRYALDIMSREIELAGFFGPSSVARGAVVASPDLCAADPAALGFSASPVTVPLGVQGFAPGTVAPCLPNLLPGSEIVAVRRVSTTAAGAATVGTPYLQASYCADDAQPVVFGASAPAFTLRTKACDSTAPAELRAAVVRIFYLAGCDQCSGNGDGRPTLKMAELVNGAFQVHAVANGIEDMHLAYGVDLDGNGAPDCYVDDPGANNAAACPNVPTYDWSVPLTNWRNVTAVRTQLLARTASVTGGWTDQRRYDLGRAEPSGPFRDGYKRHVYAQLARVINVAASRESQ; via the coding sequence ATGGCCCGCCAGAGGGTGACACGCGGCCGGCCGCTCGCCCGCCAGCGCGGGCTGTCGCTGGTCGAACTGATGGTGGCGATGACGCTGACGCTGCTGCTGCTCACGGCCATGGCGGCGCTGTATTTCCAGACCAGCCGCACCCGCAACGCCTTTGTGGAAAGCGGCGAGCAGATGGAAAACGGCCGGTACGCGCTAGACATCATGAGCCGCGAGATCGAGCTGGCCGGCTTCTTCGGGCCGTCCAGCGTGGCGCGCGGCGCCGTGGTCGCATCGCCGGACCTGTGCGCCGCCGACCCCGCCGCGCTGGGCTTTTCCGCATCGCCGGTCACCGTGCCGCTGGGCGTGCAGGGCTTTGCGCCGGGCACCGTGGCGCCTTGCCTGCCGAACCTGTTGCCGGGCTCCGAGATCGTGGCGGTGCGGCGCGTCAGTACCACGGCCGCTGGCGCGGCCACGGTCGGCACGCCTTACCTGCAGGCGTCGTACTGCGCAGACGACGCGCAGCCGGTGGTGTTCGGCGCCAGCGCGCCGGCCTTCACGCTGCGCACCAAGGCGTGCGACAGCACGGCCCCGGCCGAACTGCGCGCCGCCGTGGTACGCATCTTCTATCTGGCCGGCTGCGACCAGTGCAGCGGCAATGGCGACGGCCGGCCCACGCTCAAGATGGCCGAACTGGTCAACGGCGCGTTCCAGGTGCACGCGGTGGCCAATGGCATCGAGGACATGCACCTGGCCTACGGGGTGGACCTGGACGGCAACGGCGCGCCCGACTGCTACGTCGACGATCCGGGCGCCAACAATGCCGCCGCCTGTCCGAACGTGCCCACCTACGACTGGTCCGTGCCGCTGACGAACTGGCGCAACGTCACGGCCGTGCGTACCCAGCTGCTGGCCCGCACCGCCAGCGTGACCGGCGGCTGGACCGATCAACGCCGCTACGACCTGGGCCGCGCCGAGCCCAGCGGCCCTTTCCGCGACGGCTACAAGCGCCATGTCTACGCACAGCTCGCGCGCGTGATCAACGTCGCGGCTTCCCGGGAATCCCAATGA
- a CDS encoding type IV pilin protein: protein MGKHRPTAQVGRAGTRASASFGKQGVHRGGTPVHRAGAGFTLIELMVTVAIIGIIAAIALPSYTQYIVRSNRTAAESYMLELSSLQERFMVDRRAYATDLTALNAPTAPDSVSPHYQITMAATATPPAYTITATPINAQASRDTGCGTLTLNQAGAKTASGTAPTGCWK from the coding sequence ATGGGCAAGCATCGCCCCACGGCGCAGGTGGGCCGCGCAGGCACGCGCGCGTCCGCGTCATTCGGGAAGCAGGGGGTACACCGGGGCGGCACGCCAGTGCATCGCGCCGGGGCAGGATTCACGCTCATCGAGCTGATGGTGACGGTCGCCATCATTGGCATCATCGCGGCCATTGCGCTGCCCAGCTATACCCAGTACATCGTCCGCAGCAACCGCACGGCCGCCGAATCGTACATGCTGGAGCTGTCCAGCCTGCAGGAACGGTTCATGGTGGACCGCCGCGCCTATGCCACCGACCTGACCGCGCTGAACGCGCCCACCGCGCCGGACAGCGTATCCCCGCACTACCAGATCACGATGGCGGCCACGGCCACGCCGCCCGCCTACACGATCACGGCCACGCCGATCAACGCCCAGGCGTCGCGCGATACCGGCTGCGGCACGCTGACCCTCAACCAGGCCGGCGCCAAGACCGCCAGCGGTACCGCGCCGACCGGCTGCTGGAAGTAA
- a CDS encoding epoxide hydrolase family protein: MSFGIARSISPFPSAARAIAAASALAALALSGHSPAAHAADAAPKAQAAAPAKADESIRPFRVHVPQAQLDDLRKRIAATRWPDKETVADDSQGIQLARVQALVKYWGTQYDWRKAEAQLNALPQFVTKIDGVDIQFIHVRSRHPNALPIILTHGWPGSIFEFIKTIGPLTDPTAYGGRAEDAFDVVIPSIPGYGFSGRPKDLGWGPDRTARAWDVLMKRLGYTQYVSQGGDHGSVISDALARQAPPGLKAIHLNMPATVPGPLMKSILAGDAPPAELTDPERKAYQSLSTFFGRNAAYGAMMVTRPQTIGYSLADSPAGLASFTYEKIAAWSDSNGEPERVLSRDAILNDITLYWLTNTGASSSRFYWENNNNNFSADAQKTRDIKVPVAITVFPHEIYQAPESWSKQAYPSLYSYRTVAKGGHFAAWEQPQLFAEEMRAAFKSVR, from the coding sequence ATGTCTTTCGGCATCGCCCGCAGCATCTCGCCATTCCCATCCGCCGCCCGCGCCATCGCCGCCGCTTCGGCGCTGGCCGCGCTGGCCCTGTCCGGCCATAGCCCGGCCGCCCATGCCGCCGACGCCGCGCCCAAGGCCCAGGCCGCCGCACCCGCCAAGGCGGACGAGAGCATCCGCCCGTTCCGCGTGCACGTGCCGCAGGCCCAGCTCGACGACCTGCGCAAGCGCATCGCGGCCACGCGCTGGCCCGACAAGGAAACCGTGGCCGACGACAGCCAGGGCATCCAGCTTGCCCGCGTGCAGGCGCTGGTCAAGTACTGGGGCACGCAATACGACTGGCGCAAGGCCGAGGCGCAGCTCAACGCGCTGCCGCAGTTCGTGACGAAGATCGACGGCGTCGACATCCAGTTCATCCACGTCCGTTCGCGCCATCCCAATGCGTTGCCGATCATCCTGACCCATGGCTGGCCGGGCTCGATCTTCGAGTTCATCAAGACGATCGGCCCGCTGACCGACCCCACGGCCTACGGCGGCCGCGCCGAGGATGCGTTCGACGTGGTGATCCCGTCGATTCCCGGCTATGGCTTCTCGGGGCGTCCCAAGGACCTGGGCTGGGGGCCGGACCGCACGGCGCGGGCGTGGGACGTGCTGATGAAGCGGCTTGGCTACACGCAATACGTGTCGCAGGGCGGCGACCACGGCTCGGTCATCTCCGATGCGCTGGCGCGCCAGGCGCCGCCGGGGCTCAAGGCCATCCACCTGAACATGCCGGCCACGGTGCCGGGGCCGCTGATGAAGTCGATCCTGGCCGGCGACGCCCCGCCCGCCGAGCTGACCGATCCCGAGCGCAAGGCCTACCAGTCGCTGAGCACGTTCTTCGGCCGCAATGCCGCCTATGGCGCGATGATGGTCACGCGGCCGCAGACCATCGGCTATTCGCTGGCCGATTCGCCGGCCGGGCTGGCGTCGTTCACGTACGAGAAGATCGCGGCGTGGAGCGACAGCAACGGCGAGCCGGAGCGCGTGCTGTCCCGCGACGCCATCCTGAACGACATCACGCTGTACTGGCTGACCAATACGGGCGCGTCGTCGTCGCGGTTCTACTGGGAGAACAACAACAACAACTTCAGCGCTGACGCCCAGAAGACGCGCGACATCAAGGTGCCGGTGGCCATCACGGTGTTCCCGCACGAGATCTACCAGGCGCCGGAAAGCTGGAGCAAGCAGGCGTACCCGTCGCTGTACTCGTACCGGACCGTGGCCAAGGGCGGGCATTTTGCCGCCTGGGAGCAGCCGCAGCTCTTTGCCGAGGAAATGCGCGCGGCCTTCAAGTCCGTGCGATGA
- a CDS encoding GspH/FimT family pseudopilin — translation MALHRIHVAQHRRAGGFTLTELLVTMSVLAIVATAALPSFSQFIASQRVRSAASDLASAFTLMRSEAVKRNTSTTLAPDGSTWSAGWVISAGTERLRGYGPYAGITITTSGGNTLSVGNDGRPGNGSQTFQVAMADGSTANAVCVQISGTGRVAAIAGACS, via the coding sequence ATGGCCCTCCATCGCATCCACGTGGCCCAGCACCGCCGCGCAGGCGGCTTCACGCTGACCGAGCTGCTGGTGACGATGTCCGTGCTGGCCATCGTGGCCACGGCGGCGCTGCCCTCGTTCTCGCAGTTCATCGCCAGCCAGCGCGTGCGCAGTGCGGCCAGCGACCTTGCGTCGGCCTTCACGCTGATGCGCAGCGAGGCCGTCAAGCGCAACACGTCCACCACGCTGGCCCCGGATGGATCCACCTGGTCGGCCGGCTGGGTCATCAGCGCCGGCACCGAGCGGCTGCGCGGCTACGGCCCGTACGCCGGCATCACCATTACCACCAGCGGCGGCAACACGCTGTCGGTCGGCAACGACGGCCGGCCCGGCAACGGCAGCCAGACGTTCCAGGTGGCGATGGCTGACGGCAGCACCGCCAACGCGGTCTGCGTGCAGATCAGCGGCACGGGCCGCGTCGCGGCCATCGCGGGAGCCTGCTCATGA
- a CDS encoding DMT family transporter has translation MKTRLDSTTLLLLTFPPLAWAGNAIVGRLAAGTVPPITLNLVRWLIAGALLAPYAWRGIVAHRAAIRRHFGMLCAMGVLSIASYNAFQYLALTTSTPINVTLIGASTPLFLLIIGACFFRERFKPWHIGGALLCLLGVGFVLMRGDPGRLAQLAFVPGDLYMLAATVAWSFYTWLLRKSRPDLPLPVLLFAQIFTGVVASLPMAAWEISALDAPLQWSGKVGWILLYVGTVPSLLAYFAWDRAISRAGAQLPVFFITLTPLFAAMLSTVLLGDSPHWYHGVGLLCIGAGIWLAQRR, from the coding sequence ATGAAAACCCGCCTCGATTCCACCACGCTGTTGCTTTTGACATTTCCGCCGCTGGCGTGGGCTGGCAATGCCATCGTCGGCCGGCTGGCCGCCGGCACCGTGCCGCCGATCACGCTGAACCTCGTGCGCTGGCTGATCGCCGGCGCCCTGCTGGCGCCCTATGCCTGGCGCGGCATCGTGGCCCACCGGGCGGCAATCAGGCGGCACTTCGGCATGCTGTGCGCCATGGGCGTGCTGTCCATCGCCAGCTACAACGCGTTCCAGTACCTGGCGCTGACCACGTCCACGCCCATCAACGTCACGCTGATCGGCGCGTCGACCCCGCTGTTCCTGCTGATCATCGGCGCCTGCTTCTTCCGGGAGCGGTTCAAGCCGTGGCATATCGGCGGCGCCCTGCTCTGCCTGTTGGGCGTGGGCTTTGTGCTGATGCGCGGCGACCCCGGCCGGCTCGCCCAGCTTGCCTTCGTGCCGGGCGACCTGTACATGCTGGCCGCCACGGTGGCGTGGAGCTTCTATACGTGGCTGCTGCGCAAGAGCCGGCCTGACCTGCCGCTGCCGGTGCTGCTGTTCGCGCAGATCTTCACGGGGGTGGTGGCCAGCCTGCCGATGGCGGCCTGGGAGATCAGCGCGCTGGACGCGCCGCTGCAATGGAGCGGCAAGGTGGGGTGGATTCTGCTCTACGTGGGCACGGTGCCGTCGTTGCTTGCGTACTTTGCGTGGGACCGCGCCATTTCGCGCGCCGGGGCCCAGTTGCCGGTGTTCTTCATCACGCTGACGCCGCTGTTCGCGGCCATGCTGTCGACGGTGCTGCTTGGGGATTCGCCGCACTGGTACCACGGCGTGGGGCTGCTGTGCATCGGCGCTGGCATCTGGCTGGCGCAGCGACGCTAG